From Diospyros lotus cultivar Yz01 chromosome 4, ASM1463336v1, whole genome shotgun sequence, a single genomic window includes:
- the LOC127800358 gene encoding uncharacterized protein LOC127800358, producing the protein MTLNMEGREQRKPVEAPAPPETGDRTLCLSFNSYSSDGVADVADKVVEQFRADEESNNVVDYEEEDEFEFTLVRSNLEVTADEMFFHGQVRRFFPIFNRDVLIHDDDDKPVRSTLRLPLKKLFTEDIGEPYSPSSSSSSEAVELEGVAPGTYCVWRPNVAEASPSRCKKSKSTGSASKTWKLRDLLWRSNSDSKSSFVFLTPKRRDRNADKIERAENSRSRQNSCDESRFPGKLQEKSVPRVGGKASSPPHEVYYVQNRARKEGNKRKSFLPYRKDLLGFFANVNSPGRSFPAI; encoded by the coding sequence ATGACCTTAAATATGGAAGGACGCGAACAACGGAAGCCTGTAGAAGCGCCAGCGCCGCCGGAGACTGGAGATCGAACTCTCTGCCTCAGCTTCAACAGCTACTCTTCCGACGGAGTTGCTGATGTCGCCGACAAGGTCGTAGAGCAATTTCGCGCCGACGAGGAGTCGAACAACGTCGTAGACTATGAAGAGGAGGATGAGTTCGAATTCACTTTGGTACGCAGCAATCTAGAGGTTACGGCGGATGAGATGTTTTTCCACGGTCAAGTACGTCGGTTTTTCCCTATCTTCAATCGCGATGTTCTGATACATGACGACGACGATAAGCCTGTCAGATCGACTCTACGACTGCCCTTGAAGAAGTTGTTTACTGAGGATATAGGAGAGCCTTATTCtccgtcgtcgtcgtcgtcctcGGAAGCGGTCGAATTGGAAGGTGTAGCTCCGGGAACATACTGTGTGTGGAGGCCGAATGTAGCAGAAGCATCGCCGAGTAGGTGCAAGAAGAGTAAATCTACAGGATCGGCGTCGAAGACGTGGAAATTGCGAGATTTGCTTTGGCGGAGCAACAGCGACAGCAAGAGCTCATTCGTGTTCTTGACTCCGAAGCGCAGAGATCGGAATGCCGACAAAATCGAGAGAGCTGAGAATTCGAGGTCTAGGCAAAATTCCTGCGACGAATCCAGGTTTCCTGGGAAATTGCAAGAGAAGAGTGTCCCTAGGGTCGGCGGGAAGGCGTCGTCGCCGCCTCACGAAGTGTATTACGTGCAGAACAGAGCGCGGAAGGAAGGCAATAAGAGAAAGTCGTTTCTTCCCTACAGGAAAGATCTGTTAGGGTTCTTTGCGAACGTTAACAGCCCGGGAAGGAGCTTCCCAGCCATCTGA